One window of Bacillus sp. THAF10 genomic DNA carries:
- the crcB gene encoding fluoride efflux transporter CrcB, translating to MNMLYLLFGGGVGAILRYLIGLGIMKKYPTPAIPVAMLTVNLLGSFGLGFFFSIRYAALPQNAYEDPFYLLIGIGFFGAFTTFSTFSVEAVDLIRHKKFGKAAVYILLSIVGSIVCFLIGFCSGLLVVR from the coding sequence ATGAACATGCTTTATCTCCTTTTTGGCGGTGGGGTTGGTGCCATCCTACGCTATTTAATAGGATTAGGCATCATGAAGAAATATCCAACACCCGCCATCCCTGTGGCTATGTTAACCGTGAACTTACTCGGGTCTTTTGGGTTGGGTTTCTTTTTTTCAATACGCTACGCTGCCCTCCCTCAGAATGCATATGAAGATCCTTTCTACCTTCTAATCGGTATCGGCTTTTTTGGAGCGTTCACGACCTTTTCTACGTTTAGTGTAGAGGCCGTGGACTTAATCAGACACAAGAAGTTTGGAAAAGCTGCTGTATATATTTTGTTGTCGATTGTCGGGAGTATTGTTTGTTTTTTGATTGGCTTTTGTAGTGGTTTGTTGGTTGTTAGGTAA
- a CDS encoding CrcB family protein translates to MFVNLLSIGIGGALGTFFRFLLNNYTLHVGFPVGTIVENLLGSFLLGAISGWVLTNKMAEWLRLGIGVGLCGGFTTMSTLAADSLFLHTHSSLFNTLLYLLLSLFGGISLAFIGFLLGDKWGRVQGKVESK, encoded by the coding sequence ATGTTTGTAAATTTATTATCTATTGGAATTGGCGGTGCTTTGGGAACCTTCTTCCGCTTTTTATTGAATAACTACACTTTACATGTCGGCTTTCCAGTAGGAACGATTGTGGAAAATTTATTGGGAAGTTTTTTGTTGGGTGCTATTTCAGGTTGGGTGCTTACCAACAAGATGGCAGAATGGCTCCGACTCGGCATAGGAGTTGGGCTTTGTGGGGGATTTACTACTATGTCAACTCTAGCTGCTGACAGCTTGTTTTTACATACTCATTCCTCCCTATTCAACACATTACTTTATCTACTCCTTTCCCTTTTTGGCGGTATTTCACTTGCTTTTATCGGCTTTTTATTAGGAGATAAATGGGGAAGGGTACAAGGGAAGGTGGAGTCTAAATGA
- a CDS encoding MFS transporter, with protein MTNNHQKENWLRDIILFFSSQTISLFGSSLVQYAILWHITLETGSGLMMTLFIICGFIPTFLLSPVAGVWADRYNRKMLIILADGLIAFATLILAILFMMGFDAIWLLFVIAAVRAFGTGIQTPAVGAILPQIVPKDKLTKVNGANGSIMAIIMFVSPMVSAALLTLTSIEIIFFIDVITAVIAMVTLLFFLKISVHEKAKVKQTTSYYSDFKLGLQYVSKHPFLKQFFFFFAIFFVLMAPAAFLTPLQVTRSFGDDVWRLTAIEIAFSVGMMVGGGVIASWGGFSNKIKTLGFASVIMGVCTFALGIIPNFWVYTSVMAIFGVTMPIFNTPATVLLQEKVEEDYLGRVFGVMGMISTSMMPLGMIIFGPVSDFVPIEWLLLGTGVLTIILAIFLGRNRVLLEAGKPALKETEEVLNIE; from the coding sequence GTGACCAATAACCATCAAAAAGAAAACTGGCTAAGGGATATTATCCTGTTTTTTAGTAGCCAAACCATTTCGCTTTTTGGATCGTCGCTGGTTCAATATGCCATCTTGTGGCACATTACGCTAGAAACAGGGTCCGGATTAATGATGACATTGTTTATCATTTGCGGTTTTATCCCAACCTTTTTGCTTTCTCCAGTTGCAGGAGTTTGGGCAGATCGGTATAACCGAAAGATGCTAATTATTCTTGCAGATGGGTTAATCGCCTTTGCGACGCTCATTCTTGCCATTCTTTTTATGATGGGATTTGACGCAATTTGGTTATTGTTTGTGATAGCAGCGGTCCGTGCTTTTGGTACGGGTATTCAAACGCCTGCAGTTGGGGCAATTTTGCCGCAAATAGTACCAAAGGATAAGCTGACAAAGGTGAACGGTGCAAATGGAAGTATTATGGCTATTATCATGTTTGTGTCTCCGATGGTAAGTGCTGCTTTGCTTACTCTGACATCCATTGAGATTATCTTTTTTATTGATGTAATCACAGCCGTGATTGCGATGGTGACTCTGCTTTTCTTTTTAAAGATTTCGGTACATGAAAAGGCGAAGGTAAAACAAACAACTAGCTACTATAGTGACTTTAAACTTGGATTACAGTATGTGAGTAAACATCCATTTCTAAAGCAATTCTTTTTTTTCTTTGCCATCTTTTTTGTTCTGATGGCGCCAGCGGCATTTTTGACTCCGCTCCAGGTGACGCGAAGTTTCGGTGATGATGTCTGGCGATTAACCGCCATTGAAATTGCATTTTCCGTTGGTATGATGGTAGGAGGAGGAGTCATTGCTTCCTGGGGAGGCTTCTCCAACAAGATCAAGACGCTTGGGTTTGCCAGTGTCATCATGGGAGTGTGTACCTTTGCCCTTGGTATTATCCCTAACTTTTGGGTATATACATCTGTCATGGCTATATTCGGCGTCACCATGCCCATTTTCAATACACCAGCGACCGTATTGCTTCAAGAGAAGGTGGAAGAAGATTACTTGGGAAGAGTGTTCGGGGTAATGGGGATGATTTCTACCTCCATGATGCCGCTAGGAATGATAATTTTTGGTCCTGTTTCAGATTTTGTTCCTATTGAATGGCTGCTTTTAGGAACTGGTGTGTTAACTATCATCCTAGCCATTTTCCTTGGGCGTAACCGAGTATTACTTGAAGCTGGGAAACCAGCTTTAAAAGAAACCGAGGAGGTATTAAACATTGAGTGA
- a CDS encoding DUF2812 domain-containing protein, translating to MKTCVRPLWSYNVQKTEKWLTDQAEQGYQLTSFHRIKRRFIFTKKEAKTVTYRIGHDKNQTRNLSSSLKNDGWEMVAQSGSWYMIANAKPAEEVKTSISREAILKRNKFLMYFFLVLLIYLTWMALMNVALLLTPYVTDIPVEKVESPYWIITYIALGLAVVFYLFMLFSVLKIRKTNKALSLESQGTYSEEFVVKNISLSKAEQKQFKREGKIMKRWKFGWMYSPDKLENWLEEMAKKGYQLIRVGKPGTSFYFLKGEPRNVKFCADYQHLSNDTYYEIHREAGWQDEFRSFSSMQKWTIWSKEYEEGEEVPQLYSDKTHQLKHARKIAFSYTALFLPLVLMYLFFATLNIPSIFQKENVWSIHDTNTIMFFILIILFGSFITRTWMYYYRLKRA from the coding sequence ATGAAAACATGTGTTAGGCCGTTATGGAGCTATAATGTACAAAAGACAGAAAAATGGCTTACAGATCAAGCTGAGCAGGGCTATCAGCTTACATCGTTTCATCGTATTAAGCGAAGATTTATTTTTACTAAAAAGGAAGCGAAGACGGTTACCTATCGCATTGGTCATGATAAAAATCAAACCAGAAACCTTTCTTCATCATTAAAAAATGATGGCTGGGAGATGGTAGCGCAAAGTGGAAGTTGGTATATGATTGCGAATGCTAAACCAGCCGAGGAAGTAAAAACCTCTATTAGCCGCGAAGCTATCCTCAAACGAAATAAGTTTTTGATGTATTTTTTTCTAGTTTTGCTTATCTACCTGACATGGATGGCATTAATGAATGTGGCTCTATTATTGACACCGTATGTTACGGACATTCCGGTTGAAAAAGTGGAAAGTCCTTATTGGATTATCACATACATAGCATTAGGATTAGCAGTTGTTTTTTATCTTTTTATGCTCTTTTCTGTCTTGAAGATAAGGAAAACGAATAAGGCTTTGTCGTTAGAAAGCCAGGGAACATACTCTGAGGAATTTGTGGTGAAAAATATTAGCTTGAGTAAGGCAGAGCAAAAGCAATTTAAGCGTGAAGGAAAAATCATGAAACGTTGGAAATTCGGATGGATGTATTCCCCTGATAAGCTGGAGAATTGGTTAGAGGAAATGGCTAAAAAAGGCTATCAATTAATTCGGGTAGGCAAGCCTGGTACGTCCTTTTACTTCTTAAAAGGTGAGCCTAGAAACGTAAAGTTTTGTGCGGATTATCAACACCTTTCAAACGATACTTATTATGAGATTCATAGAGAGGCAGGCTGGCAGGATGAATTTCGTTCTTTCTCTTCTATGCAAAAGTGGACAATTTGGAGTAAAGAGTACGAGGAAGGGGAAGAGGTACCTCAATTGTATAGCGATAAAACTCATCAATTGAAGCATGCGAGAAAAATTGCCTTTTCCTACACTGCACTTTTCTTGCCACTGGTGCTCATGTACCTCTTTTTTGCCACTCTTAACATTCCATCCATATTTCAAAAAGAAAACGTATGGAGCATACATGACACAAACACGATTATGTTTTTTATCCTTATCATCTTGTTTGGTTCCTTTATTACTCGAACATGGATGTATTACTATCGTTTGAAAAGAGCTTAA
- a CDS encoding DUF2711 family protein, with protein sequence MDENRVLPEPHRFAVCAYEDVAIKKFYKDVFQEIYIFFHPFIKPRTINYDLFIPETYPDKFQIVNNCETVTWTDFLSLSGLRSYEELDIGLRTRILGLKKQYANKEYEKAIVKTTNKHNLVPPSEGCLPEILINTLLSAIKEEKHDWIWVGDEFGTERKLEYIDDLITQDTLQRHNLFTHDHTLLITTHWDSHFSMICSNDKKKLDRIIESCSLDGFYCDDETEIYWSVWNKKKKG encoded by the coding sequence ATGGATGAAAATAGAGTTCTCCCCGAACCTCATAGATTTGCTGTTTGTGCATATGAGGATGTAGCGATTAAAAAGTTTTATAAGGATGTATTCCAAGAAATCTATATCTTCTTTCATCCTTTTATTAAACCAAGGACCATAAATTATGACCTTTTCATTCCAGAAACGTATCCAGACAAATTCCAAATTGTGAATAATTGTGAGACGGTAACGTGGACAGATTTTTTATCACTTAGTGGATTGAGGAGCTATGAGGAATTGGATATAGGACTGAGGACAAGAATTCTTGGTTTAAAAAAGCAGTATGCGAATAAAGAATATGAGAAAGCAATTGTCAAGACAACTAACAAGCATAACCTTGTTCCTCCTTCAGAGGGGTGTCTGCCAGAGATATTGATAAATACACTCCTATCTGCTATCAAAGAAGAAAAACATGATTGGATATGGGTAGGGGATGAATTCGGTACGGAAAGAAAGTTGGAATACATTGATGATTTAATTACCCAAGATACTTTACAAAGACATAATCTCTTTACTCACGATCATACGTTACTCATTACCACCCATTGGGATAGTCACTTCTCGATGATTTGTTCCAATGATAAGAAAAAACTTGATAGAATAATTGAATCTTGTAGTCTTGATGGGTTTTATTGTGATGATGAGACAGAGATTTATTGGAGCGTATGGAATAAAAAGAAAAAAGGGTAG
- a CDS encoding PadR family transcriptional regulator has protein sequence MEIKKILKKYIPMTETAYYILLSLTEPRHGYGIIKHVEEISNGRINLGSGTIYGTLTKMQKDGVITVFSDAERKTVYEITESGKMLITSEIERLKELHGNALKYEGEFL, from the coding sequence TTGGAAATTAAGAAGATACTAAAAAAATACATTCCCATGACGGAAACAGCTTATTATATTTTGCTGTCTTTAACTGAGCCGCGACATGGTTATGGAATTATCAAGCATGTGGAAGAGATTTCAAACGGTCGTATCAATCTTGGCTCGGGTACCATTTATGGGACGTTGACGAAGATGCAAAAGGACGGGGTCATTACGGTGTTTTCGGATGCGGAGCGGAAAACGGTTTATGAAATTACGGAAAGCGGAAAGATGCTCATTACATCTGAGATTGAGAGACTAAAGGAGCTTCATGGAAATGCGTTAAAGTACGAGGGGGAGTTTTTATGA
- the helD gene encoding RNA polymerase recycling motor HelD, with translation MSGEFQLEQKRVKDVMETITEEMRRLEEETSRRKDEVIHIRKHFWEEVKVNTDSFDDFLETIIGLRQEAQALSVSQSTHKQSAKRLSALKKMKEIPYFGRIDFKENEAPDEEEIYIGISALMDQKGEDFLIYDWRAPVSSVYYDYQPGSASYSTPGGEIHGTLEKKWQYLIRKGELESMFDTGITIGDEILQQVLGSGTKDKYMHNIVATIQQEQNRIIRHDRGRMLIVHGAAGSGKTSAALQRIAYLIYKYRENLNADQIILFSPNSMFNSYVSNVLPELGEESMQQVTFQEYLDHRLSKAFHIENPYEQLEYVLTAKDTSSYRARIEGMRFKASNPFFEMLQIYMEALGEKGMAFQDIKFRGKAIITEQEMSEWFYQNEVSFRIYNRLDKLKDWLLKRLNEIQKTESHKAWVQEEMELLSNDEYQKARLYLAKKRGFKREEVADYEVDPRDLARLIVRKKMKHLRKRVQAFEFINFKRLYAQLFTDQLHLGTNTPEAWPVICQETIKSLDEDKLYYEDATPFLFLKELILGFQINSSIKHVVVDEAQDYSPFQFEFLKRLFPAARMTVLGDFNQAIFTHAQGEVNFDMLKSLYGEDKSEIINISRSYRSTKPIIEFTRRLVPNGENIVPFERSGEPPMIQQVEDEDSLNAAIARKVGELQSRGYQSIAIICKSAEESYRAFDDLKEIDDVKLLKSNSLEYEQGVVVVPSYLSKGIEFDAVIIYNASKDVYGEESLRRIFYTACTRAMHYLQLYCIGEMSPFLQKAWQEGFIEQG, from the coding sequence ATGAGTGGAGAATTTCAGCTGGAGCAAAAGCGTGTGAAGGATGTAATGGAAACCATTACGGAGGAAATGAGGCGATTGGAAGAAGAGACTTCCAGACGCAAAGATGAAGTAATTCATATTCGCAAACACTTTTGGGAGGAAGTAAAAGTCAACACAGATTCGTTTGATGATTTTTTAGAGACCATCATTGGCTTAAGGCAGGAGGCACAAGCATTGTCTGTGAGCCAGAGCACGCACAAACAAAGTGCGAAACGATTGTCGGCATTGAAAAAAATGAAGGAAATCCCTTATTTTGGGCGGATTGATTTTAAGGAAAATGAAGCTCCTGACGAGGAAGAAATCTACATCGGTATCTCTGCCCTTATGGATCAGAAGGGCGAGGATTTCCTTATCTATGACTGGCGGGCACCGGTTTCAAGCGTCTACTATGATTATCAGCCTGGTTCAGCTAGCTATTCAACTCCTGGTGGAGAAATTCATGGTACCCTAGAGAAGAAGTGGCAATATCTAATTCGAAAAGGTGAACTGGAGTCCATGTTTGATACAGGCATCACGATTGGGGATGAAATTTTACAGCAGGTTCTTGGAAGCGGGACGAAGGATAAATATATGCATAATATCGTTGCCACGATTCAACAGGAGCAAAATCGGATTATTCGTCATGATCGTGGCAGGATGTTGATTGTTCATGGTGCTGCGGGAAGTGGGAAAACATCAGCAGCTCTTCAAAGAATTGCTTATTTAATTTATAAGTATCGAGAAAATTTGAATGCAGACCAAATCATTTTGTTTTCTCCTAACTCGATGTTTAATAGCTATGTGTCAAATGTGTTGCCTGAGCTTGGAGAAGAGAGCATGCAGCAAGTTACGTTCCAGGAGTATTTGGACCATCGATTGTCAAAGGCGTTTCATATCGAAAATCCCTATGAACAACTGGAGTATGTTCTAACTGCGAAGGATACCTCATCGTATCGAGCAAGGATTGAAGGAATGCGCTTTAAAGCATCCAATCCATTTTTTGAGATGCTGCAAATATATATGGAAGCACTTGGAGAAAAGGGAATGGCTTTTCAGGATATAAAGTTTAGAGGAAAAGCCATCATCACAGAACAAGAGATGTCGGAGTGGTTTTATCAAAATGAAGTGTCTTTTCGTATATATAATCGATTGGATAAATTGAAGGACTGGTTGCTGAAGAGATTAAATGAAATCCAAAAGACAGAAAGTCATAAAGCATGGGTGCAGGAGGAAATGGAACTACTAAGCAATGACGAGTATCAAAAGGCACGGCTATATTTAGCGAAAAAGCGTGGCTTTAAACGTGAAGAAGTTGCTGATTATGAAGTGGATCCAAGAGATCTTGCGCGCTTAATTGTTCGCAAAAAAATGAAGCATTTGCGTAAGAGAGTGCAAGCTTTTGAGTTTATAAACTTTAAAAGATTATACGCACAGCTTTTTACGGATCAACTACACTTAGGAACAAACACTCCTGAGGCGTGGCCAGTAATTTGCCAAGAAACAATAAAATCGTTGGATGAAGATAAACTGTACTACGAGGATGCAACTCCGTTTTTGTTTTTAAAGGAGCTAATTTTGGGCTTTCAAATAAATAGTTCTATTAAGCATGTCGTGGTGGATGAGGCGCAGGATTATTCGCCATTTCAGTTTGAGTTTTTAAAACGTCTGTTTCCTGCCGCGAGAATGACGGTGCTAGGCGATTTTAATCAGGCAATTTTCACCCATGCACAAGGAGAGGTTAATTTCGACATGTTAAAGAGCTTGTATGGTGAGGACAAATCAGAGATCATTAACATATCCAGAAGCTATCGTTCCACCAAACCAATCATTGAATTTACTCGCAGACTTGTGCCGAACGGGGAAAATATCGTCCCATTTGAACGCAGTGGAGAGCCTCCGATGATACAACAAGTGGAGGATGAAGACAGTTTGAATGCAGCGATTGCCCGTAAAGTCGGCGAGTTGCAAAGCAGGGGATATCAAAGCATTGCAATTATCTGTAAATCTGCAGAGGAAAGTTATCGAGCATTTGATGATTTAAAAGAAATAGATGATGTAAAACTGTTAAAAAGTAATTCCTTGGAATATGAGCAAGGTGTAGTGGTGGTCCCATCTTATTTGTCTAAGGGAATCGAGTTTGATGCGGTCATCATTTATAATGCGTCAAAGGATGTGTATGGCGAAGAGAGTCTACGGAGGATTTTCTATACGGCATGTACGAGAGCGATGCACTACCTGCAGCTTTATTGTATAGGGGAAATGAGCCCATTTTTACAAAAGGCATGGCAGGAAGGGTTTATTGAACAAGGATAA
- a CDS encoding NUDIX domain-containing protein, whose product MENEFFKIFDDGRNEIGVASRSDVHKFGYWHETFHCWFVTKHRGIDCIYFQLRSDLKEDYPNLLDITVAGHLTANERVEDGVREIKEEVGIDVPFHDLEQLGIMEYCVTKEDFIDKELAHVFLYKCEHNLNDFIVQSDEVSGMAIAKLNDFRELWLGEKKTIEVSGFKIDKEGNRHRYVESVGKDKFVPHQLSFYKDVIQKIREKI is encoded by the coding sequence ATGGAAAATGAATTCTTTAAAATATTTGATGATGGCAGAAATGAGATAGGAGTTGCTTCTCGTAGCGATGTACATAAGTTTGGTTATTGGCATGAGACTTTTCATTGTTGGTTTGTTACAAAACATCGGGGAATAGATTGTATCTATTTTCAGCTCCGTAGTGATTTAAAAGAAGACTATCCGAATCTTTTAGACATCACTGTTGCAGGTCATTTGACGGCTAATGAGCGGGTCGAAGATGGTGTGAGAGAGATAAAAGAAGAAGTAGGGATAGATGTTCCTTTTCATGATTTAGAGCAGCTAGGCATAATGGAATATTGCGTAACAAAAGAAGATTTTATCGACAAAGAATTAGCACATGTCTTTCTATATAAATGTGAGCATAACCTAAACGATTTCATTGTTCAATCAGATGAAGTCTCGGGTATGGCAATAGCCAAACTTAACGATTTTAGGGAACTATGGTTAGGTGAAAAAAAGACGATAGAAGTTAGCGGCTTTAAGATAGATAAAGAAGGTAATAGACACAGGTATGTCGAGAGCGTTGGTAAGGATAAATTTGTTCCCCATCAACTTTCATTTTATAAAGATGTTATCCAAAAAATAAGAGAGAAAATTTGA
- a CDS encoding quinone oxidoreductase produces MKALVFESFGGPDVLHYQEVENPKIGPEEILVQTKAIGLNFADIYRRKGNYHLTGKPPYILGYEGAGVVVEVGENVTDYSNGDRIAFADVPFANAELVAVPVEKAIPLPAGISFEEAASSLLQGLTAHYLVQDSYKIKEGDNVLIHAAAGGVGQLLVQMVKLLGGTAIGLTSSQAKAHTAMENGADHVFLYHEDWVNQTIEITDSKGVDVAYESVGSTLSQSFSATKIGGTVVFFGMAGGDPEPVDPRMLMDTSKTLTGGDLWNVLTSQQERLERSKQLFNWIQQKNISLPRPTCFPLKDGQQAHQLLESRQSTGKILLIP; encoded by the coding sequence ATGAAAGCACTTGTATTCGAATCGTTCGGGGGACCAGATGTTTTACACTATCAAGAAGTAGAAAATCCAAAGATTGGACCAGAAGAAATATTAGTGCAGACAAAAGCAATTGGTCTAAATTTCGCTGATATTTATCGTAGAAAAGGAAATTACCATCTCACAGGAAAACCTCCTTACATTTTAGGTTATGAAGGAGCTGGTGTGGTTGTGGAAGTTGGAGAAAACGTCACGGATTATAGCAATGGAGATCGCATCGCTTTTGCAGATGTTCCATTCGCGAATGCGGAATTAGTTGCCGTACCAGTAGAAAAAGCAATACCATTACCAGCTGGAATTTCCTTTGAAGAGGCCGCTTCGAGCTTACTTCAAGGATTGACCGCACACTACCTTGTGCAGGATAGCTACAAAATTAAAGAAGGCGACAACGTACTCATTCATGCAGCAGCTGGGGGAGTTGGACAGTTATTAGTTCAAATGGTTAAGCTACTCGGTGGAACGGCAATCGGACTTACTTCCTCTCAGGCGAAAGCTCACACAGCAATGGAAAACGGTGCTGATCATGTGTTCTTGTATCACGAAGATTGGGTAAATCAAACGATTGAGATAACAGATAGTAAAGGTGTGGATGTAGCTTACGAGTCTGTTGGCTCAACGCTATCTCAGAGCTTTTCGGCAACTAAAATCGGTGGAACGGTGGTCTTTTTTGGCATGGCAGGAGGGGACCCGGAACCAGTGGATCCTCGTATGTTAATGGATACATCAAAAACGTTAACCGGCGGAGACCTATGGAACGTCCTAACCTCTCAGCAAGAAAGGCTCGAGCGTTCAAAGCAGCTTTTCAACTGGATACAACAAAAAAACATCTCTTTACCTAGGCCCACCTGCTTTCCACTAAAAGATGGCCAGCAAGCACATCAACTACTCGAAAGCAGACAAAGCACAGGGAAAATATTACTGATTCCATAA
- a CDS encoding DinB family protein, with protein sequence MMNSIKQYEKTIDRIIEIKEATHEKWNNAIAEGKWSIMQIVGHIYYWDKYILEIVIPQLQDGADLPPFPDHDLYNEEAMNFIRDFSNEHLVNAFVKTRKDLVEELSKIDQDVRFTINGSKRRYSTDSFIRMFLEHDEHHLKQIQEFSQKK encoded by the coding sequence ATGATGAACTCAATCAAGCAATATGAAAAAACAATAGATAGAATCATAGAGATAAAAGAAGCAACTCACGAAAAATGGAACAATGCCATTGCAGAAGGTAAGTGGTCCATCATGCAAATCGTAGGGCACATCTATTATTGGGATAAGTACATCCTGGAAATAGTCATTCCCCAATTGCAGGATGGCGCAGATCTTCCCCCATTCCCTGATCACGATCTTTATAATGAGGAAGCGATGAACTTTATACGAGACTTTTCAAATGAGCACTTGGTTAATGCCTTTGTGAAAACTCGGAAGGACTTAGTGGAAGAGCTTTCGAAGATCGACCAAGACGTACGCTTCACGATTAACGGAAGCAAAAGAAGATATTCGACAGATAGCTTTATCCGGATGTTTTTGGAACACGATGAGCACCACTTGAAGCAAATACAAGAATTTTCGCAAAAAAAATAG